TTCCACCCCTAATGTACGAACCGTGTCAAATTCTTCTTTCCCGGCTACGAATTCCGCGATGACCTTGGCACCGATTCGATGCGCCATTTCCGTCATTGCAGAGGTAAGAAGAAAAGGAGTCTGACTGAGGTGAATTCCTTTGATAAACTTTCCGTCGATTTTGATATAGTCGGGATCGATCTCCATCAATCTTTCGAAATTGGATTGATCCACTCCGAAGTCGTCGATCGCAATCTTACAACCGCACTCCTTGAGTTCTTTGATCGTTTCCAAACCTCGATCTCCTCCGGCGAGCCGATCGGTTTCCAAAATTTCAAGAGTCAATCTTTCCGGAAGAATTCCATAGTGTTGCAGACGACTTACGACCCAAAGGACAAACCCTTTTTTTTCTAGATCGGATTCCGAAATGTTTACGGAAAAAGAATATTCGGGATGTTTTGAAAAATAACGAAGCGATTTTTCGATCATGATCGGAGTCAGAAGTCGAATGATCCCGGTCGATCTTGCGATCGAGATAAAACTCGCGGGTGAATAGACTTGATCTCCTTCTTGGATTCTCGCAAGACATTCAAATTTTGTAATTCTTTCGAGTTTGTTGTCGTAGATTCCCTGAAAATAAGGAATCACGTTGCCCGCGTTGATCGCGTCGTTCAACTTTCTTCCGAGGATCAGGTTGATCTGATACTGATCCCCTTCCTCCATCGAATTGGAATACTGCATGAGTTCGAGTTCTCGGTTTTGAGCCGCGTTCATCATAGCAATTCTCGCCTTATAGTATAACGCCGTATAGTCGGTCGCGACTCCGATGGAAACGTTTACACGAAAAGAAATTCCGTCGGCTTCCAGATATTCCGATCTTAGAAGAATCCGAAATGCCACAAGAAGAGAATGGAATTTGCTTTCTTCGAGATCGGAAAGGACAGCGACCTCGTCTTGATAGAGGTGAAACAACCTTCCGGACTTTCCCAAAAACGTAGAAAGAGAATTTAAGAATTGGCTAAGGACCTTGTGATAGACTCCGACTCCGAAATGATGGGTCGTAGAAGTGGAGGATTCGATTCGGATAACGGAAAGTGTGGAAGGAATTTTCAGGACTTCCCTTTCGTCCAGAGACCTTCGTAAACTCTCCAGATTCGGGAGTTCAGTTTCTCTGTCATAGAGAAGGGTCTTTTCCAATTTCTGATTGAGATCCAAAAGAGAGACGTCCTTAAAATAGGATTTGAGCGCCTCTCGAATCGTAAGAATCAAGTCGTTGGAATCCCAGGGTTTGGAAAGATATCGGTATAAGTTTGCGTGGTTCAACGCGTTTCCCACCGCGTCGGCGGACGCTTGCCCCGTCAGCATGATCTTTCGGATATCCGGATTTCGATTGTGGATTCGGATTAGGAGTTCGTCTCCTTTAACTCCGGGCATTACCTGATCACAGATGATGACCGGAATATCGATCCCGCTCGCCATATATTCTTCCAGAATTTCCCAGGCCGACTCCGCGTCTTCCGCGGTTTCAATATCGTATTCTTTACCGAATGCGAGTTTGAGTTGTTCTTTGAGTCCCCTCAGGATGATCAATTCGTCGTCGACTAAGAGTATGACGGGTTTAGAATCTCCGCTTTCTTTCTTAGAAATTTCGTTTCCGTTCATTCATAATCCTAAAACAGTGTTTCATTTAACATTATACGATAGGCGGAACGATTTGTGATTGGAAATTTATTTCCAAAAAAGTAATTTTAATCTTTCGCCGATTGTAATTTTAGAAAATCGGAAGAATTCATTCTTCCAACTTTCGTTCCCAAATTCACGTTAGTTTTTTCTAATGCCGAATGCCCAAATCGAACAGTCAAAGTTCTTATATTTGACAACCGGGTCTGTAATTATACTCTTCCCCGTAGAACGCCAATTATTTTTTTATATTCCCATTAAATCTGGAAGGTTTTGATGCTCCTTGTTAATTTTGAGAACGAAAGAGAAATTAGTTTACCCGAAAATTCCACTCCTCAGAGCCTGTTAGAAATTAGCTTAGCCAATGGAATCCCTCACACACACGCTTGTGGAGGAAATGCAAGATGTTCCACATGCCGTGTCTTAGTTTTGGAAAATCCTTCCAATTTATCGGAGCCTCAACAAAAAGAAAAGGATCTGTCACAAAAGAAAGGCTTTCCTGAGTCCGTTCGACTCGCGTGTCAGGCAAAAGTGTTAGGAGACGTTCGAGTTCGAAGAATCGTTTTAGACGACGAGGACTACAATCTTACTATTCCAGGATCGGCTACGATCTCCGGAGAAGAAAAAGAAATCGCGATCCTATTTAGTGACATTCGTGACTTTACTAGTTTTTCGGAATCACATCTTCCTTACGACGTGATCCATATTCTCAACCGTTATTTTTACAAGATGGGTGATATCGTTTTAAAACACGGCGGGAAGATCGACAAATATATCGGAGACGGACTTATGGCCCTCTTCGGAGTAGACGGAGGTTCCGCGGAAGAAGTTTGTATCAGCGCTTTGCGTGCTGCAAAAGAGATGGAACTCGAACTCTATTCTCTCAACGAATATCTAAAATCTCATTTTCATATCTCGTTTCGAATCGGAGTCGGGGTACATTATGGAAGTTGCATATTAGGACAACTCGGACATCCGGCTAACATGTCTTTTACGGCGATCGGAGATTCCGTAAACATGGCGAGTAGAATCGAGTCCAAAACAAAAAAGGCGGGAGCGACCGTTCTCGTCTCGGAATCGTTATACGAACAGGTTCGCGGTCGAGTTCGTAAAGGAAGAACCTTTTCCACAAAACTCAAGGGAAAAACCGGAGATTACAAACTCTACGAGATCCAAGAGATTCTTAAAAAAGCGAGTCTCAATACTTGGGAAGAAGCCAGAAACTATCTCAGAAAGATCATCCTCGTTCGGGAAACCGGAAGTTGGTTAAAACTCGTCTATCATATCGCTTGTCTCTTTGACGAAAAAGAAAACTGGCTTGGACTCGGCGCGGCCGCCCACTTTCAAAACTTCAGAACTCTTTCCGAAAACCAAGACCTCGTCGCAAATCTGGATCGGATCATCGAAGCAAAAGAAACCTTCTCTCAAAAAAGCGAAACCTCGTATTCACTCGCGGACTTCTTGGCGCTAGCAGGCGCGGTCGCTCTCGAAAAATCAGGCGGCCCAAGAATCAACGTCGAATCTGGAAGACAAGACAAATCATTTGATTCCATACGACAAATTCTTCCTCTCGGAATGTTGACTCAAAAAGATCAGTTGCCTTGTCTTGGAAAGATGAATCTCAACGTGCAGGATTTAGTTACGATCTCGGGCGCACGAACGATCGGATGGTTGGGCGCGGAATCTTTTACCGCCAATCCGTATTATTTCGACAACAGCTATTTTCATGTTCTCTTAAAAGCCGGGCTCGAAGGACCGCTTCTCATTCCGAACGACCGGGAACTTTTGAAAAACGACGAATCACGAGCCCTCGTTTTGGAATACGCCCTCAATCAAAATAAATTCTTCGAGGATTTTACTCGGACTTATTTGAAACTAACGACTTAAAAGAATTCTTTGTAATTTTTTTCTTGAACGAATCGGAATCCTCTCTAACTTGATCGATCGACCCTTTCCCGATTCTTTTATACATACAATTTCAGGAGTTATAAATGCAAAATGAAAATCAAAAATTCTCGATCGATGCAAAAGGGGAAGATCTATTCCTCATCTATCTAAAGAACGTCTTTTTTACCTTCATCACCTTCGGCGTTTATTATTTCTGGGCAAAGGTAAACACTCAAAAATTTGTTCACAGACACGTTCTATTTCAAGGTCAACGGTTTGATTATCACGGAACGGGTAAGGAAAATTTTATCGGTTTTATAAAAGCTCTCGGAATCATCGTTTTAGGATCCCTTTTCGCCGCAGGAATTTACTACGTCGCCTCTCTCCTCGGAACCTGGGCAAGGGCGCTCGTTACCATCGCTCTTTATATCGGAATTTTATGCGTCATTCCCTACGTCATCATCGGTTCCAAAAGATATTTTTTAAGTCGTACTTCGTTTAACAATATTCGATTTCGTTTTAGCGGAAAAGTGGACGAATTGATCAAAATTTTTATTCCGAACGCGCTTCTGTCAGTCGTCACTCTTGGAATTTATTCCCCATGGTTTATCAATCTTCTGGAAAAATTTCGAATCGAAAAATCCCATTTAGGAAACGCGGACTTTCAATACGACGGAAACGGTAAGGATTTATTTTTTATCTATCTCAAAGGAATCTTTTTCACGCCGTTTACCGCGGGAATTTACTTCTTCTGGTTTCACGCCAATGTTCACAACTACGTCTGGAATCACACAAAGTTTCAAGGAATCTCTTTTCGTTCCGAACTCAGAGGCGGAACGGTTTTTGTAAACTCGCTTATCGCAATCGTCTTAGTATTCTTCACTCTTGGAATCGGAGTTCCTTGGGCTTATCTCCGAGGTTTAAGAATCGTGATTCAATCCTTAACCTTGGATTCCGCTCCCGATCTATCGTCCATTCAGAGCGTGAGAGATCCGAACGCGAGCGCGTTGGCGGACGGAATATCCGAAGCAAGCGAGGCGATCGGTAGCATCTTCGGCAATTAAAAAGAATGCCCGATCTTTATTACGACGGCAAATCAGCCATTCCGGTTCCGGGAAATCTAATTTCCAAGGAGACCGGTTTGGTTTTCGAATCCTCGGCTTCGACTCCAAAAACATTCCATTTTTCTTATAAACAAATTCAATCCCTCGAAAAACTGGGAAACGAATACAGACTGGAACTAAAAAGCCAGAACGAAGAAGAATCCGATCCGATTCTTACCTTTGAATCCAAAGACAAAGCGGAGCAGATCAAAAAAAACAGAAGTAAGACGTTTGGAGACGGTTTTGGAGGTTTGATCTCTCGATTCTTACAACTTCCAAATTTGTATCAGATCCTCATCGCGGGAATTTTGGCGTTTGGAATCGGTTATCTTCTTTTTACAAAACTCGATCGACTCTATATTTTTGTTCCTGAATCCGCAGACAAATCTCTGGGAAATCTGATCGGGGAAAGGTTCGAAGCGAACTATTCCGAATGCAAAAATCGAAAACTAAGATACAGCATAGAAAAAATTACTAGAACAATTCTTCCTAAAAAAAGAAAAGATCAATATTCGATCCATGTCTTACGAAGCGCCGATATCAACGCGTTTGCGCTTCCGGGCGGAAAGATCTACATTCTTTCCGGACTGATTCAAGAATCAAAAACCCCGGAAGAGATCGCCGCGATTCTCGCTCACGAAATTTCTCATGTGGACGAAAGACACGGAATTCGACAGTTGATTCGTTTATTAGGAATTTCGATTGTAATCAAACTCGCGATCGGACTCGGGTTTGACGATATCGGTTCTTTGGAAACGATCACGGAGATCGTCAATACTCTCACGATCTTAAGATACTCGAGAGAATTTGAAGAGGAAGCCGACACAAACGCGTTTGAGATTCTTAAAAAATCGGGGGTCGGAGTGAAGGGCTTTATCGATTTTTTCGAAAGGGAAGAAGCAAAACTTGTCTCGGACAAAAAACCGCAGAGCAAAAAAAATACCAAAAAAGAAGAGAAGGATTGGGATCCGGCAAAAATCTTAGATTGGTTCAGCACACATCCTGATAATCAAACTAGAATTCAGAAGGCGAAGGAATTTTCAAAGGGTATTAGAACTCGAAAGAGAGAAATTCAAATAGAGAATTGGGAAACGATTCGGGAATCCTGCTCCGAATCTATTTGATTTCCTCCCAAGGAAAAAGCTCATGCACGGTGTTGCCTAACGCACGATCGAAACTTTCAAAGGACTTTAAAATTTCCTGAAGCAAGGCTTCACCGCTATTCGGATCACAGGCTTGTGCCTGATTGTTCTCGAGAAGATTCGATTCTAACTGCGTATCTTTCATTTTTTTTCCAGAGTCTTTTTTTATCATAATACATAAAGATTAGAGGGAAAAAACCGACAAAACCAACGAGACAAAATCTTTTTTCTAAGACAAGACGGGAAATTATTCTTAAATCGATTCCCAAATTTTTTCACACTCAAAAGTATGGGAGAAGATGGTCCAGTTTCAGCCGATACTCAATTCTCTCAAAAGTTACGAAGCGGGCAAACCGATCGAACTCGTGGTTCGCGAATTCGGAATCGATCCGGAAAAGGTGATCAAACTCGGATCCAATGAAAATCCCTTCGGCTGTTCTCCGGCGGTCGTAAAAGCGGTGCAAGACTTCGCACCGAAGATGTCCTACTACCCCGATGATTCTTATCTCGATCTCAAAAATTCTCTCGCTCAAAAATTCGACGTAACTCCGGATCGGATCATTCCCGGAAACGGAAGCGATCAGGTTTTAGACTTTGCGTGCAGATGTGTCTTGGCTCCGGGAGATTCGGTTCTTATCAATCGAATCACGTTTGCGATGTATCGGATCTACGCCCTCCAGTGCGGCGCAAAAGTCCACTCGACCGAAACGGTTCCGCACGACCTAAGCGCATTCTTAGATTTAGCAAAGGTCGTAAAACCTAAGATTTTGTTTTTATGCACCCCCTCCAACCCGGTCGGAGACGCGCTTTCCAAAGCGGACGTCTACGAGTTTTTAAGACAACTTTCCCCCGATACGTTAGTCGTCATTGACGCTGCTTATATGGAATTCGGAAAACAAAAGGATCCGGCAAAATTCATTCCCGCAAAGGAAGTTACGGATCTTTTTCCAAACGTCTTTTATACGGGAACTTTTTCGAAGGTCTACGGTCTCGGTGGAATGAGAATCGGCTATGGAATCGGGAATGCAGAGTTGATCAAAAATATTTATAAGATGCGTCCGCCCTTTAGCGTCGCCAATCTTTCCGCGCTCGCGGCAACGGAAGCCTTAAAAAACGAAGGTCACGTTGAAAATTATCTTAGAACCAATTTAGAAGAAATGAAACGTTACGAAAAATTTGCAACCGAACAGAGTATAGAATTTATCGATTCTTATGCGAACTTCATTACGTTGTTTGCGAGAAAACACGGAAAGTCCTCAACGGAAGTCGCCCAGTCGCTTTTACGAAAAGGGATAATTCTAAGAGATCTAAAAAGTTATGAACTCAATGCGATTCGAATCACAATCGGAAGACCGGAACAGAACGAAAAAGTCTTCGAAGCCTTAAAGGAAGAATTCCTATAAGAATTTTATAATTTTAGAATACGATTTTGCGCGAGTCCGAAAGTCTCACACCCGAGTTCGCGAAACCTTACCGAAAATGTAAATTAGATCTCAGAAAAAATCCGTCGGAACAACGACGAACCTCCGTGAAAGTCGCGCGCCCCGCCCTGATCTTGGGTGGAGGGGTGAGGTGGCGGGAAAAACTCGGGCCAAACTTTCCTCTATCAGAAAATCAAACTTCTTGCAAGTAAAAAGTCTTCCCTTTTCTTTCGTCGGAACTCCGACAAAAATTCTCATTGGGATCCAAATTGCATCTCAAACTAGCGAGTGAGGATAAAACAAGATCCCTAAAATTAAAAGACGGGTCTGCGTCGACGAACACAACGAATTTGTAACCGAAACGCAATTCTCCCTTTAAAAAAAGGGTTTAGAATTTTCTAAAAATACACGAAACGAATACTAAGCCTGAGAGGTCTTATCTTCGAAAGGAGGAAACATGTTCAACTCGGAAGCAAAACAAAAACAAACGAACTCGGCGATCAAAAGAAGTTCCAAACATTGGAATGCTGAATTTCAAACACAGAAAAACGAAAAAGAAACCAAAGATAATTTTTTAGAAACTACAAGTAAACAGTTTAGAATTCGCCCCGAACTCTACGACAAATAATCAGCGTCCCTTCTTCCAAGGCGTTTTTTCCCAAACCTTCTCCAGATATTCTTTGAGTTTTAACTCCATCCCGTTGCCGGTCGGAAAGTAAAAACGCGGAGGTTGTTCCGCTATCTCATCCGGGAAATAATTTTGTTCCTTAAAACCACCGAAATCGTGCGGATACACGTATCCTTGCGAGGCGCCTTCCTTCTTATGAAGAAAGGTGGGAGCGTTTCTGAGACGATTCGGAATTTTGATTCCGGTTCCATGTTCCCTTACAAAAGAAAGCGCCGCTCCGATCCCTTGATAACTCGCGTTCGACTTTGGACAAGAAGCAAGAAACGTAGTCACGTGTGCGAGAATCAATCTTCCTTCGGGCATACCGATCGCTTCGAGCGCGTGCAAACCGGAAACTGCAAGAGGCAGACCGTTGACCGAAGCGTTTCCGATATCCTCGCTCGCGAGAATGATCAGTCTTCGCATAATAAAAAGCGGATCCTCTCCGCCTTCGAGTAAAACGGCAAGATAGTATAACGCGGCGTCGGGATCGCTTCCTCTTACGGATTTGATAAACGCTGAGATAACGTCGTAGTGGGATTCTCCGCTCTTATCGTATTCGATCACTCGACTTTCCAAATATTCTTCGATATCGGTTTTTGAAATTTCGGACTCGGGAGGAAAACTAAAACTGATTCCTTCTAAGTTGGAAAGAAGTTTTCTTCCATCCCCTCCGGAGAATCGAATGAGAGTTTCTTTCGCTTCGTCGCTGAGTTTGATCGGAGGTGAAAGATTGGAAAGGCCTCTTTCCAAAAGAGAGGATTGTTCTTCCAAACTCAAGGGTTCGATTTTAAGAATTTGACATCTCGATAAAAGAGGTCTTGTGATTCGAAACGCAGGATTTTCGGTCGTGGCTCCGATAAGCACGAGGTGACCGGTTTCCACACCTTTCAAAAGACTATCTTGTTGCGAAGCGCTGAAACGATGGATCTCGTCCAAAAATAGTAAAATTGTTCCTTCTCTTTCCGCTCTTTCCAATAATTTTTTGATCTCGGCGACTCCGGTCGAAACTGCGTTGTATTCGACATACGGAAGATTCCATTTCCTGCATAGAATGCCGGCTAACGTGGATTTTCCCGTCCCCGGAGGACCGTAAAGAATGATCGAAACGGGAGAACGATAGTTTACAAGTTGTTTAGTAGCACGGGATTGGCCGATCACTTCCTCAAAAGAAGAAGGACGAATCTTATGAGCCAAGGGAGGAATCGGCTTTTTTGTAAAGAGATCGCTCAAGCGGATTCCAATTCGTTTCGAATCTTACGAAGACAGGTTCTAATCGTTGCGTTGCAGACGTCGCAGGCGCTGTGACAACAAACCAGAGATTGTTCTCGGATGTTTCCTTGCAGAATGTTTTCGATCAGCGCCGAAATCCGAATCGGAAGATCGAATAGATCCAAGTTCTCGCGGATGACCTCTTCTCTTGTTTTAGGAAATAAATTAGGCTGATTGGTTTCCAAAAATTCGACCTTGATTACAATCCATTCTTCTTATCATAAGACTGCGACAAAACGCAGAAGGTTTACATTCCGCCTCCGACCCAACCGAATTGGATCAGATAATAGAATACTATAAACCGAGGAATTCGAAAAAGACAACCCTGAAAAAAAAGAACATATCTCATTTTCATCGCTCCCGCCGCGAGAGAAACCCATGAATACGGAAGCGGGGTCAGAGCCGCCAAAACCACGGCCCAAAATCCGTAACGATGCAGGTAGTGTTCGAGTTTTTGTTCGTGCTTTTTTACAAAACTCGCAACACCTTCGATTTTAGGCAGAAGAATTCTTCCGGTTAAATACGAGATCGTTCCTCCGATCAGACTTCCGATCGAAGCCGAAACGATGACAAGAATGGAATTCAATTTTCCGGCGACCGCGATCATCAAAAAAACGTCGGGTGGAATAAAAACGTGCAAAGAATCCGCGAGAAGAATTCCGATCCCAACTCCGAAAACACCTGTGATTTCGATAAACTTCTGCGAAACCGCAAGGACCGGTTCGGGAAAAACTCTCGCGAGGAACACAACTCCCAAAACGAGAATTACGATTCCGACTAACGTTTGGCGAAATAATTTACGAACGACTCGATCCGGCTCTTTATCCGGAACTTCTTCATTTTCTGTGGAACATTCTTTCGAGGTCATCTCTGCTCAACTTAACTAAGGTAGGTCTTCCGTGCGGACAACGGGAGGGATTTTCACAATAACTCAATCGGTTTAAAATTTCAGCGAGGATCGGATCGGAAAGATGATCCCCCTTTTTGATCGCGGACCGGCAAGCCACACATTTCGCCATAAGATCGTATAACTCGGGTTCGCTGGATTCTTTTCCTTCGGTTCGGTTTAAAAAATCGAGAATGATTTCTTTTTCCTGGCCCGGCTCCATATAAGCGGGAATTTCCCTTAACACGACGCTGTCCTCTCCTAAAGCGTCTAAGAATATTCCAACTTCCTCATATTCTTTTCTTCGATTTAAAATGTCTTCTTGTTCTTGTTTGGAAACGTCGATTCGAATCGGAGTCAAGAGCGGCTGAATCCCGTAATTCTTCTTTTCGAGTTTTCTCAAAACTTCTTCGTAACGAATCCGTTCGTGCGCAGTATGTTGATCGATGATATAAAAACCGTCTTCCGCTTCCGCGAGAATAAAAGTCTCAAACAAAACGCCGAAATGTTTTTTAGGAATAAAAGAAGAATGTTTTACAACGTTATCCGTCAGAGCGTTCAAAGAAGCTCCCGGTCCCATCTGATCCAGATTAAAACCTTCCTGACGAGGAACGTCCGCAAACATATCTCGGCTCAAAAGAGGGCTTTGTCCGTTTCCGGCAGGAGAATGCGCCTGATAAAGAGAACTGCTTTTAAACGCCTCCGGCATCGGTCTTAAGAGACGTTTCTTGAGTTCTAAAAAACTGACCGGCGTGCTCGAACGAAGTTCCTTTTGAATGAGAGTCAAAAAGAATCCGTTGAACCCTTCTTCGTCTAAAAAACGAATTTCTTTCTTAGCGGGATGAACGTTGACGTCCACTCGGGAAGGATCGATTTCAAAAAATAAAAAACAATACGGATGTCCGTTCGGAGGAAGGAGCTCGTCATAGGCTTTTTTTAAGAGCACGGAACTATATTTGATTTCGATAGGACGCCCGTTGATAAATAAAAACTGACCGGTTCGATTGGACTTATAAAAATCGGGATCGCTGATATAACCGAAGGCCTTGATTCCTCCGCGTTCTAAACTCACTTCCAAAAGATGATCTCGGAAGTTTTCACCAAAAAGATCGATGATTCTATCTTTTTTATTCTCCCTCGCCGGAAGCACATAAACTTCCTTTCCGTCTTGGAACAAACGAAAACGAATGTCCTCTCTCGCCAAAGCTTGAGTCGTAACACGGTCTCGAATTTTTTTATCTTCGGAACGAATCGATTTTAAGAATTTTCTACGAACCGGAGTATTGAAAAACAATTCTTCCACGAGAATTTTAGTTCCCGTAAAACCGGGAATTTCTTCTTTCTCTGAAATTTTACCGCCGATCGACTGAATCTTCCAAGCGGTCTTTTGATCCTTTGTTCCGCTTTCTAACGTTAGGCGAGAGACCGAGGCGATCGAAGCCAGCGCTTCCCCACGGAATCCGTAACTCAAAACGGTTTCCAGGTCCCTATAATCTTTGATCTTACTCGTCGCGTGTCTTTTCAGAGCCGGTTCTAAATCCTCGGGATCGATTCCGAAACCGTTGTCTGTGATTCTTAAAAGAGAAAGTCCGCCATCCTTGGATTCGATGTCGACTTGAGTAGCGCCGGCGTCCATAGAATTTTCAATGAGTTCTTTGACGACTGAGTGAGCCGATTCGATGACTTCACCCGCAGCGATTTGATTGATGAGTTCGGGGCTGAGTTCCCTGATTTTTCCCATGGACTTGATTCCAGTCTCGGGAGCCCGAGCGTCACTGTCAAGGACGGGAACCCTGGAATTCTACATTTTTCCGACATCTTCTATCGGAAACCCAAACTTCCATTCTTATCCGGAATCAAATTCTCAGTCGAAATTTACGTGTAACTCGAAAGAGATCGTGGGCTCTAAAACTTCAAGTTACAAACTGCTATAAATCAAAAATGAAAGCAAAATAGTTTTTTTCAAAGTGATAATTACGATCCATTCTTGTTATAAGAATCCCTAATTTATTTAACTACATTATATAATGTAGATATAATCTTTTTCATTTAAGTCTTGTAACAAAAAGAGATTCGAATTCTTTTTCGTAAGGATTGTTTTTCAAAGAACGTCCATTGCAAAGAAAGGTTGTTTTAGAATTCTTATGTTCGAATTTCCAATTCTCCGTGAAAAATATTTACTGAAATTAATAAATGAAATTCATAAAACCAGAGATCCATCCAAATCATCTGATTCAAATCAAAACCTTCCGGCATCGGCGCAAGAATCTATTGGAGAATTCGAAAAATCAAAATGAACTTCCGGAAAGAATATAATCTTGAAAACTTTGTAAGACTTTCTTTGGATCTGATCTCGATTCAAAGATTGGACGGAACCGTCCTCCAAGTAAATCCTTCCTTTGAAAGAATCCTCGGATGGACCGAGCAGGATCTCCTCGGGAAAAATCCGTTTGATCTTTTGCATCCCGAAGATCTTGAATCCACACTCAAAGAAATCTCGAAATTGAACCAGGGAGTTCCGACCATTTCCTTTCAAAATCGATACCGATGCGCGGACGGAAAGTATAAATATTTTGAGTGGTCTTCCTTTCCGGATCTAAAGGCCGGATTGTTGTACACCTCCGGCCGCGACATCACCGAGCTTGTCGAATCCAATCGAAAAATCAGTCAACTCGCCGCAGAGCTCAAGGAAGCAAACGATCGTTTGTTCGAACAAGCCTCGACCGATCCTCTGACAAAGATTAAAAATAGAAGGGCTTTCAGCGAAGATTTGCATTATCTCATTCATCTTACGCAAAGACAAGAAGGCCAAATTTCACTGATGATGATCGACGCAGATCATTTCAAAGAATACAACGATCAATTCGGTCATCCGGAAGGAGATCAGGTTTTGGTTCAACTTGCGGGTCTACTTCTAAAAACGACGAGAGAAAGTGATATCGTCGCGCGTTACGGAGGGGAAGAATTCATAATTGCTCTTCCGAACACATCGGTGGAAGAAGCCATTCCAATCGCGGAAACATTGGCCAAAACGATTCGAGAGTATTCTTGGGAAAAAAAGGGAATCACGATCAGCGTCGGAATTTCGACGATTCAGTTTCATTCTTCCCTGATTGCTGAAAAAATGGATTTCCCGAAATTTCTAATAGAGAACGCGGACAAGGCCTTATATCATTCAAAAGTCAACGGAAGAAATCAAGTAACTCATCACTCACTCATTCCTCCGGACAGTTTGCTTCCTTGTTCTCGTTCAAAGTTCGATTTTACGAATTCGGATTGACTCTTTCAGATTTAAGGATTTTGAAGATGGCTTATAAGAATGAATACAATCTTGAGAAATTTTACAATTACTCCCTGGACTTATTTTCTATTCAGAGAATGGATGGGACCGTCATTTCGGTCAACCCGTCCTTTAAAAGAATTTTAGGTTGGTCCGAAGAAGAACTCCTTGGCAAAAGTCCTTTCGACCTTTTACATCCGGAGGACATTGAAGAATCGGTTCGAGAATTTTCCAAACTGGACAAGGGAATTCCAAAGGCTGCCATTCAAAACCGAGTTCGGTGCTTAAACGGAAATTATAAATATCTTTCCTGGACCGGCTTTCCTGATCTCGAATCCGGTTTGATCTATATCACAGGTCGTGATATCACCGAACTCGTCGAATCTAACCAAAAGATCAGCCAACTCGCGATCGAACTCAAAGAAGCAAACGATCGATTGTTTGAACAAGCTTCAACCGACCCTCTGACA
This is a stretch of genomic DNA from Leptospira tipperaryensis. It encodes these proteins:
- the hisC gene encoding histidinol-phosphate transaminase, which codes for MVQFQPILNSLKSYEAGKPIELVVREFGIDPEKVIKLGSNENPFGCSPAVVKAVQDFAPKMSYYPDDSYLDLKNSLAQKFDVTPDRIIPGNGSDQVLDFACRCVLAPGDSVLINRITFAMYRIYALQCGAKVHSTETVPHDLSAFLDLAKVVKPKILFLCTPSNPVGDALSKADVYEFLRQLSPDTLVVIDAAYMEFGKQKDPAKFIPAKEVTDLFPNVFYTGTFSKVYGLGGMRIGYGIGNAELIKNIYKMRPPFSVANLSALAATEALKNEGHVENYLRTNLEEMKRYEKFATEQSIEFIDSYANFITLFARKHGKSSTEVAQSLLRKGIILRDLKSYELNAIRITIGRPEQNEKVFEALKEEFL
- a CDS encoding replication-associated recombination protein A, with product MSDLFTKKPIPPLAHKIRPSSFEEVIGQSRATKQLVNYRSPVSIILYGPPGTGKSTLAGILCRKWNLPYVEYNAVSTGVAEIKKLLERAEREGTILLFLDEIHRFSASQQDSLLKGVETGHLVLIGATTENPAFRITRPLLSRCQILKIEPLSLEEQSSLLERGLSNLSPPIKLSDEAKETLIRFSGGDGRKLLSNLEGISFSFPPESEISKTDIEEYLESRVIEYDKSGESHYDVISAFIKSVRGSDPDAALYYLAVLLEGGEDPLFIMRRLIILASEDIGNASVNGLPLAVSGLHALEAIGMPEGRLILAHVTTFLASCPKSNASYQGIGAALSFVREHGTGIKIPNRLRNAPTFLHKKEGASQGYVYPHDFGGFKEQNYFPDEIAEQPPRFYFPTGNGMELKLKEYLEKVWEKTPWKKGR
- a CDS encoding YqaA family protein, with the translated sequence MTSKECSTENEEVPDKEPDRVVRKLFRQTLVGIVILVLGVVFLARVFPEPVLAVSQKFIEITGVFGVGIGILLADSLHVFIPPDVFLMIAVAGKLNSILVIVSASIGSLIGGTISYLTGRILLPKIEGVASFVKKHEQKLEHYLHRYGFWAVVLAALTPLPYSWVSLAAGAMKMRYVLFFQGCLFRIPRFIVFYYLIQFGWVGGGM
- the mutL gene encoding DNA mismatch repair endonuclease MutL; amino-acid sequence: MGKIRELSPELINQIAAGEVIESAHSVVKELIENSMDAGATQVDIESKDGGLSLLRITDNGFGIDPEDLEPALKRHATSKIKDYRDLETVLSYGFRGEALASIASVSRLTLESGTKDQKTAWKIQSIGGKISEKEEIPGFTGTKILVEELFFNTPVRRKFLKSIRSEDKKIRDRVTTQALAREDIRFRLFQDGKEVYVLPARENKKDRIIDLFGENFRDHLLEVSLERGGIKAFGYISDPDFYKSNRTGQFLFINGRPIEIKYSSVLLKKAYDELLPPNGHPYCFLFFEIDPSRVDVNVHPAKKEIRFLDEEGFNGFFLTLIQKELRSSTPVSFLELKKRLLRPMPEAFKSSSLYQAHSPAGNGQSPLLSRDMFADVPRQEGFNLDQMGPGASLNALTDNVVKHSSFIPKKHFGVLFETFILAEAEDGFYIIDQHTAHERIRYEEVLRKLEKKNYGIQPLLTPIRIDVSKQEQEDILNRRKEYEEVGIFLDALGEDSVVLREIPAYMEPGQEKEIILDFLNRTEGKESSEPELYDLMAKCVACRSAIKKGDHLSDPILAEILNRLSYCENPSRCPHGRPTLVKLSRDDLERMFHRK
- a CDS encoding sensor domain-containing diguanylate cyclase, giving the protein MNFRKEYNLENFVRLSLDLISIQRLDGTVLQVNPSFERILGWTEQDLLGKNPFDLLHPEDLESTLKEISKLNQGVPTISFQNRYRCADGKYKYFEWSSFPDLKAGLLYTSGRDITELVESNRKISQLAAELKEANDRLFEQASTDPLTKIKNRRAFSEDLHYLIHLTQRQEGQISLMMIDADHFKEYNDQFGHPEGDQVLVQLAGLLLKTTRESDIVARYGGEEFIIALPNTSVEEAIPIAETLAKTIREYSWEKKGITISVGISTIQFHSSLIAEKMDFPKFLIENADKALYHSKVNGRNQVTHHSLIPPDSLLPCSRSKFDFTNSD